The stretch of DNA GATCGAACAGGACGGCAAGCGTCCCGGCAATGACCACCGTATAGACCAGCATGTGGCTGCGAATTCCGCCGCTCATGCCGAAATGGCTGTGCGGGATCATCTTCATGTCGGTCAGCATCGCAAGCATGCGCGACACAGCAAATACGCTCGCGATCACGCCCGAAGTCGTGGCGGCGATCGCGATCGCGACGGTGAAATAGAAGCCCAGCTCACCCAGCGCCGGACGCGCCGCTGCCGCGAGCGAATAATCGCGCGCCTCGACGATCTCGGATATGCTCAGGCTCGAACCCACCGCCAATGCGACGAGCAGATAGATCACGATGCAGACCGCGATCGAGATCATGATGGTCCGACCGACATTCTTGTGCGGGTCGATGATTTCGCCGCCGCTATTGGTAATCGTGGTGAAGCCCTTGAAGGCGAGGATCGAGAAAGCAACAGAGGCGAGCATGGCTTCTGCATTCGTCAGCGAAACGGGCTGCGAAAACGCGCCTGATGAAAAACCGCTGGCCCAGATCGCCGCGACTGCGAACAGCGCGATGCCGCCGATCTTGATGGCGGACATGATGAGCGAGAAGCCGCTTACCGACTTGTTGCCCGCTGCATTGACGAGATAGGCGAAGATGATGAGGGCAAGCGCTGCGAGAGAAACGAGCCACCCGCTGCTTTCGAGGCCGAACGGGCGCAGCGCATAAGTCGCGAAGGTGCGGGCCACGAG from Erythrobacter mangrovi encodes:
- a CDS encoding APC family permease; translated protein: MGTGVMIGAGIFALTGQIAELAGPLFPLSFIAGALVTSLAAYSYIKMSNKWPSSGGIAMILQKAYGPGVIAASASLLMALSMVINESLVARTFATYALRPFGLESSGWLVSLAALALIIFAYLVNAAGNKSVSGFSLIMSAIKIGGIALFAVAAIWASGFSSGAFSQPVSLTNAEAMLASVAFSILAFKGFTTITNSGGEIIDPHKNVGRTIMISIAVCIVIYLLVALAVGSSLSISEIVEARDYSLAAAARPALGELGFYFTVAIAIAATTSGVIASVFAVSRMLAMLTDMKMIPHSHFGMSGGIRSHMLVYTVVIAGTLAVLFDLSRIASLGAFFYLVMDMLVHWGVLRHLRKEVGARATILLTALAADGVVLAAFTAAKLRSDPAVVAYAAIGIVAVFMGEWIYLSDNSEAPASHKDDRSEEKS